The DNA window CCATCCACAACGGCGACTGCTTCTCTCGCACCTGCACCACCGCCGGTAAGCATCGAAACGGCTGCGCCGGCACCGCCCGTGACTGCCCAACCCGTGGAACCGGCCGCCCCGCAGTCCGGCATGACAGGTGGGCAAAGGAACGCAGTGAGATCTGCGAACAGCTATCTGGAATACACGTCATTCTCACGTCAGGGGCTGATCGAACAGCTGGAATTCGAGGACTATTCGACAGAGGATGCGACCTTTGCCGTGGATTACGTAGCGCCGGACTGGAACGAGCAGGCTGCGAAGTCAGCGGAAGGCTATCTGGATTACACGTCATTCTCGCGACAGGGCCTGATCGACCAGCTGGTGTACGAAGGCTTCACCTACGAGCAAGCACAGTACGGAGTCGATCAGACAGGACTTTGACGGTCGGTCGTGTGTCAGAGCGGCGGGATCGTCTGGCGTGGAGTCGGGTCACGAGTAGTGTTGGCGTGGTGCTGAGCGGCGAATACAGGCGGGTGTTGTTGATCGCTGTCTGCGCTGCAGCATCATTCGGCATCGTCGGCTGCGCGGAGAACGTGCCCACGGCCACGTCGAGTCCGGAGCGCATCGCTGCCGAGATCGAGGCGATCCCAGATACTGTGAGGCGCTACTTCGACGCCTACAACGCTGGTGATGTGGA is part of the Rhodococcus sovatensis genome and encodes:
- a CDS encoding Ltp family lipoprotein, with product MTMPAGWHADPEGSGQLRWWDGQQWTSSLQPPPYSAQTPNGQQSGGQPSKKWPWVVGGLVGVLVLIGIIGALTSGDDASDVAAVQETTVRATPERAPVTSTTTVPSTTATASLAPAPPPVSIETAAPAPPVTAQPVEPAAPQSGMTGGQRNAVRSANSYLEYTSFSRQGLIEQLEFEDYSTEDATFAVDYVAPDWNEQAAKSAEGYLDYTSFSRQGLIDQLVYEGFTYEQAQYGVDQTGL